GACCCTCACCGCCGAGCAGATGACCGAATTCATCGCCGACGCCAGCGAGGCCACCCGGCTCATGGTGGCCAACTGCACCCGCGCGGCGGATCTTGTCCGCTCCTTCAAGCAGGTGGCTGCGGACCAGAGCGTGCAGGAGCTGCGCGCCATCGATCTCAAGGAATATCTTGATGATCTGGTCCTCAGCCTCCGGCCCCAGCTCAAGCGCACCCCGCACACCCTGGAAGTGGACTGCCCCGAGCTGCTCAACGTGGTTTGCGATCCCGGGGCCCTGGCCCAGATTGTCAGCAATCTGGTCATGAATTCGCTCAATCACGCGTTCAACGGCACCTCCGGCGCCATGCGCCTGGGCATTGTGTCCGCCCCGGCTTCGGATATGGTCACCTTGCGGTTTGAGGACAACGGCCTCGGCATGCCGGAGGCCGTGCGTCGTCGGGCCTTCGATCCCTTCTTCACCACCCGCCGCGGCCAGGGCGGCACCGGACTTGGCCTGCACATCGTCTACAATCTGGTGGTAAACTCCCTTGGCGGGACCATCACGTTGGACAGCACCGAAGGCAAAGGCACGGCGTTCACCATCACTTTCCCCAGAACCCCTGCCCCCACCGCCTGACCTGCGCGCCGGATGTTGCGGAACAGATCGAGCCTTGACGGAGCCTTGTCATGACGCAATTTCTCTTTGCCCCCAAAAAAGCTGCGCCTGAAGCAGACGCCAAATCCGCCGCGGAACCCGCCGTCCATACCGCCTCCCAGGACGAAGGCTGGCCCGTGCTCATTGTGGATGATGACGCCGAGGTGCATGCCGTCACCCGGCTGGCCCTGCGCAAGGTCTCGTACAAAAACCGGCGCCTGCAGCTCCTGAGTGCCTATTCCGCGGCCGAGGCCGAAGCCATCCTGCGCCAGCGCCACGACATCGCGGTGATCCTGCTGGACGTGGTCATGGAAACCGAGGATGCCGGCCTGCGGCTGACGCAGAAAATCCGCGAGGAAATGGGCATCAAGGCCACGCGCATCATCCTGCGCACCGGCCAGCCCGGTCAGGCCCCGGAAGAACGCGTCATCGTGGATTACGACATCAACGACTACAAGGCCAAGACGGAACTCACCACCCAGAAGCTCTTTACCACCCTCATTGCGGCCCTGCGCTCCTACCGGGACATCATCACCATCGAGGCCAACCGCGCCGGCCTGGAGAAGATCATCCGCGCCTCGGACCAGCTCATGGAAATGGTCTCCATGACCGAATTCGCCGACGGCGCGCTGTTACAGGTCTGTTCGCTGCTGGAGCAGAAGCCCGAGGGCGTCATCTGCCTGCAGAAGGCCGATGGCGGCCCGCCCACCATCATCGCCGGCGCGGGGCGCTTCTCCGCCCTGGCCCGCTCCACCCTGGACGCCCTGGAGGACCCCCACGTCCAGGACGCCATCCGCACGGCCTTTGAGCGGCGCGAAAACGTGTACCTGGACAATGCCACCACCCTGTACCTGCGCGCCGAGGATGGCAACGAAGTGGCCGCCCTGGCCCTGCAGCGCAGCC
This sequence is a window from Megalodesulfovibrio gigas DSM 1382 = ATCC 19364. Protein-coding genes within it:
- a CDS encoding DUF3369 domain-containing protein, whose protein sequence is MTQFLFAPKKAAPEADAKSAAEPAVHTASQDEGWPVLIVDDDAEVHAVTRLALRKVSYKNRRLQLLSAYSAAEAEAILRQRHDIAVILLDVVMETEDAGLRLTQKIREEMGIKATRIILRTGQPGQAPEERVIVDYDINDYKAKTELTTQKLFTTLIAALRSYRDIITIEANRAGLEKIIRASDQLMEMVSMTEFADGALLQVCSLLEQKPEGVICLQKADGGPPTIIAGAGRFSALARSTLDALEDPHVQDAIRTAFERRENVYLDNATTLYLRAEDGNEVAALALQRSPLRQDDRRLLELFASKISASFTNVLLYEKLLAANEQLTLANEDLERRVVERTAELQKANEQLMEMASTDCLTKICNRRRLFELGLQELGRSQRSGVPFSLILFDLDRFKSINDTYGHDAGDEILRQAALRAASCLRLYDTLARHGGEEFAVLLPETQCQDASSVAERIRSHFACLPVLYGKTEIPFTASFGIATHQPGESFDDVLKRADAALYGAKEQGRNRVQTVCSGTR